CGACTCATTTCCGCAACTCACCAGAGAGAGGCTCCTCACGCTCAAGCCCCAGCTCTATGTCATCGCCACCTACCCCGGCCAGCCGGAGACACCGCCCGCTCTCCGCAATATTCCCATGGCCCGAATCCCCGCCGACCTGCTCTTTCGCCCCACCCCTCGCCTGCGCGAGGGGCTACGGCTCCTGACGACGGCGCTTCGAGCGGCTGTCAAGAGTTCTGAAGATTAGACGGATGGAGGATCGAAAAGCCGCGCCATTCGTCGGGGCGGAGATCGTCGATCATCAGGTTTGGCTTGGGAAGAAATCCCACAAAGCAATCCGCGATTCCCAGCTCCTCGGCGGACTGCCTTGCGTATTCTCCGCCCCCGGCACTCCAGCAGTACAGCCCCCAACCGTCGTTTTTGAGGGTTCTGACATGCTCAATCGTACGCACCATGGGAATCCGTTTTGTCCCCACGGAGCGCACCAGCGTGTCATCGACATCCACAAACGCAACACGGGCCATCGCGATTATCCGCCCGAGGATTCCCCGCCCAGCCGTTTTTCGTACATGATCCAAGCCGGTTGTTTTTCAAAGCCAAGTGCCTCGTTGATAGAGAGCATCGCGCGGTTGCTCTGGGCGTTGTCGGTGCGGATCTCGGGGACTCCCTTTGCCTTGGCGTACTCGACTGCCATGCACTTGAGCGCCAGCGCGATCCCCTTGCGGCGGTAGGCGCGCCGGACCCCGGTGAGGCCAGTGCTGAGGTAGTCGCCGATCTTGGGGGGGAAGAGCATCGAGATGCCGGCGTACTGGCCGTCGGGGGCGACCGCGATAAACTGGCACTCCGGGGTGAAGCGGACACTCTTGCGGATCATCTCCCGCCAGGCATCGTAGGTCATCGGGGTATGCTTCTCGCCCTCGGGGAGCGGGACATCGGCATCGCACTCCATCTCCATATCGTGGAGCTTGACATAGGCGTCTTCTCCCTCTTCCTCCAGGAGGGTGGCCAGATCCACCAGGCGCAGGCCGTGTGCCAGCGGTTTTTGGCGTGCCTCCGCGAAGGGAGCGAGGTCCACCGACGCCACGTTCAGGCGAGACTCCCAGGCGCGCATGCACTCAACAAAGCCGTGCTTGGCAAGAAAGCCCAGCGACTCGGGCTTGTCCTCGCGGGTATCGGCCCCGTACTGGATCGGGTTGGTATCGGCGACCTTCTCCTCCAGCGCGGCGAGTAGGAGCTTCCCGATCCCGCGCTGGCGGAAGTCCGGGTGGACATCGACTCCCATGTAGAACTTCTGGGGATGGTAGGTCCACGACGACTGCCCGATCCGGCCCTGCGCGACCACGTGGCCATCTTTTTCTACCAAGAGACGGTGGTGGCGGAGCTTGGCCTCGCGCTGGGCATCGCTGGACTGGAGCTCCTCAACCGTGACAGGATAGTCCGGCCAGACGGCATTATGGAGGGCGGCGAGCTTTTCGTAGTCCTGCTCGGGGTTAAAGTCACGGAGGGTCATTTGGTTTCGTCTTTCAGGTTCTTCTCGTAGCTGATCCAGGCGGGGATCTTCTCAAAGCCAAGTGCCTCGTTGATAGAGAGCATGGCGCGGTTCTGCTGGGCGTTCCAGGTGCGGATCTCCCGGATGCCGGCGTCCTTGGCCCACTGCACCGCCGCAAGCTTAAGAGCCGTGGCGATTCCCTTGCGCCGGTACTCCCGCCGGACTCCCGTCACTCCGACATAGAGCACGTCCGGCTCGCCCGCGCTCTTCCAGAGCGCGCTCTCGCCCACCCAGTGGTCGCCGTCGGAGTCAATGGCGATAAACCAGGCCTCGGGGAGGAAGTCGGGGTTGCTCAGGGTGGTCTTCTCGAAGTGCTCGAAGCCGGGGTCGGTGAGGACATCGGTGGCGGGGATATCGAGTGTGAGGGTCCAGTCCAGCTCCTTGAGCCGCTGCTTCCAGTCCGGGACCGCCTTGGCAAGCTCACCGACACTCTGCACCGTGATGCCGGCGTCGGTGGCCTTCCGTGCGGCCTCGACAAAGGGGGCAGGGTCGAAGGTCTGGGTAGCGAGGCGGCTCTCCCACTCGCGCATCGCCTCGGTGAAGCCCCGGTCGGTGAGGAAGCGCAGCGCACGGGGCTTGTCCTCGCGGGCGTTGCTACGGAGCAAGATCGGGTCGTGGGGGGCGAGGGCATCCAGGAGATGGGCATAGAGCGCCTTACCAATTCCTTGGCCCTCGTGCTCGGGTAGAACGGAGATACTGATCCCGAACTTCTGCGGGTGGTACATGTCGGTGCTCTGGCTGTAGCCTCCCGCGGCGATCACCTTGCCGTCGCGCTCCACCAGAAACCGTGCCCACTTGATCTTGGGGTCGCGATTGGCATCGGAGAAGCGCATCTCTTCGATGGTCTCGACATAGTCGGGATAGCAGGCGTGGGAGATCGCGATCCGCGCGGCGTAGTCCGCCTCGCTGAGAGTGTCGGGTCGAATGGTCATGACAGTGTCCTATCGTCTGAGGGAATGCAATTGCTAAAAATGCCGTCGGTGAGTCGTGGCGCAACGGAGAGGGAGCTGAGCTGGGCCGCGTAGTGGATATCGGCCTCGTGCCCCTTGTCGATCAGCTCGATCCCGCTTCCGCAGGCGAGTAGCCGGGCGAGGAGCTGCTTCTTCGCGCCCAGAAACGCGGCGCGTGCGGCCTTAGCCTCGGGCGACGATCTCAGATTGGGGAGCGCGGCGACAATCGCCCCCGCGCCCAACAAATCCTCGATGGCAAAGCGTAGGGAGCTGTCGGGCCAGCGCTCGCCACAGGCAAGCACGGTGGTGGGGGAGGCGAGCTCTTGCACGACAGCGGCGACCGCACGGGCATTGACTAGAGCCCCCGCAAAGACCGCGCTCGCTCCCGCTTCGCTCGCCGCCCGGCAGCACATCGCGCCATTGGGCGAGGCAAGGGCGATCGGCCCCCCAGCCCCCGCGTCCCCCCTAGCCCCCGCGGAGCGGGGGGACAGTAACGATGTGTCCGAGCCGTCTTTCCAGTGACGCGGCTCGACCGTGGCTCCCGCCGCCAGATGCGCCGCGACTGTGGTAGAGAAGCGTAGCGTATCCACAATCACCACCACATCGCCACGGGCACCGGCACGCGCCGCGCCGTCTTGGCCCCAGTCAAACCGCAGGGCGTAGCCCGCTTGCTCAAACCAGCTCATTAGTACTCTCCCGGACACTCCCCCCGGCCTCCGCTCGTTCCTCGCTCTGGCCGACCCCCTCTCCCTCTGTTTCCTCCTTCGTCGGGAGGAGAGGGGGTGCCGAGGGACGAGGCGGGGGAGTGCCCCCTCTGACTCCCCCTCCCTTCCCCCCAACGAAGTTGGGTCTCAGGGGAAGGGAGGGGGCCGGGGGGAGGGATGCCAAAAGGCATGCCGAGGCAAAACAAAGCCCCTCGGGGAGAAGCTTCTCGGGGGCGAACTCCAGGTGCAAGATCCGGCGGTGGCTCGGGCTCTGGGCGGGCGACGAGGCATGCAAGAGCAGGGGGGACATCACGACCGCGCTTCCCACCGGGCCGGTGCAGATTACTTCGGCGGTTTGTTCTCGGAGCGCCGCGATCTGCTCGCTGCTTAAAATCCCCTGGCGGTGCGAGCCAGGCAGGACGCGGAGCGGGCCATTGGTCTCGTCGCAGGGATCGAGGTGCAGGCGCACGGTGACCATCTTCTCCAAGATCTCCGCGGGAGGCAGCACGTGCAAGACACCCGCCTTGGTGCTCCACGGCCCCCAGCCCGGCAATTCGATGCGCTCCGTGACCGCGATGGCACGGTCCTGGTGCCACCCGACATGCCAGTTGGCCCCCGGAACTTTATCAAAGAAGATCGCCCGTGTAAGGGTGGTTGCCGCGCCCGTGAGCGCCAAGACACGCGGATCGGCGGCGACCGCTTGGACCTCGGGGAGGACGAGGATATTGCGCCGGGCGTAGACACTCTCCCCACGCTGCGAGCTCTCGCCGGCACTCTCCAAGGCCACACGCAGGCGCTCCACCGTGGAGAGCCCCAGTACGTCCGTGACCAGAAGATAGCCCGCTTCGTCAAACATCCGTGTGAGTATACCCCATCGGCTAAAAAAATAATCCAGGAGCCCGGTGCGTCCTCGGGACGCTATTTCCCGCGAGGCGTGGGTTTTCAACCCACGCAGCGGTATAATGCCGCCGTGCTGGAGAATTTGCGAGGAACCGCATTGATTGGCTGTGGCGGGATGGCGAGCCACTACCGCGGGGTCTATGCCCGCTACCCACACGCCCCCTTTCAGCTGGTAGTCGATGTCGCTGCCGAGGTCGCCCAGCGTGTCGCGGCTGAGCTGGGAGTTGCCCGCTGGTCCACGGACTGGCGCGAGGCCCTCGCCGACGATATCGACGTGGTGGATATCTCGACTCCTAACCACCTCCATGAAGAGCAGGCAGTCGCGCTGCTGGAGGCGGGGAAGCACGTGATCTTGCAGAAGCCCCTCGCCCCGAGTGTGGCGGCGTGCCAGCGGATTGTCGCGGCGGCACAAAAGAGCGGCACGACAGCAGGAGTCTACCTCTCCGATCTAGAGGACCCAGCGGTCTGGGACCTGCGAGCCATGGTCGCGCAGGGGCACTTGGGGAGAGTCACCGGCATCCGCGCACGCTACGCCCACCGCGGCGGCCTCACCACGGCCCCGAGCGCGTGGCGCGGCTCGGCGGAGAAGACCGGCGGCGGCTCGTTTATCCAGCTGGCGATCCACCATACCAACTTGGCGTCGTTTCTGTTAGGGGAAGAGATTGTCTCGGTGATGGGCTACGCCAAGAACCTGATGTGCGAAAATATCGGCGGCGATGATACCGCGGCGTGTGTGGCGGAGTTTTCGGGGGGGGCAATCGGGGTCTTTGAGTCGGCGTGGAATGCGGAGGGAACCTGCTTCCAGCTCTATGGGTCAGAAGGAAGCGTGACGATTCACGGAACCGAGGGCGCACAGCTTACCGGGCGGATTCGGGGGCAGTTCCAAGGAAGCGTGCTCCAGACCGACCCTGAGGGCAATTTTACGCGGCCTGCGGTGGGGGGCAATACCCTGCGCGGCTCCGGCGGGGAGTTCGACCAGCATCTCGCGTTCTTAGAGAGCGTGCGCCACGGACGCCCGCCCGTGGTGCCGGTGGAGGTCGGCTGCACCGATGTGGCGGTCTGCAAGGCTGTGGTACGCTCGGCAGAGACTGGCCGCCGTGTCATGATTCAGGAGATTCTAGAGGAAGCGCTATGATGTTGCTCGCACTACTCGCTCTGGGGCAGTTCACGCCCCTGCCCGGCAAGAAGCCCCCCGTGATCGCGCCCAAGCCGCCCGTGGCAACCCCGACCCCGGCTCCTCAAGGAGGACAGGCGCTCCCCAGTGACACTACCCCTTGGCAGCCGACCCTGCTCTGGCGGACATCGGTCAAGCGCGGTGAGGGAACCGCTGCCGTGGGCAAAGAGGCGGCCTATGTCGCCGGTGGGAGCGCGGTCCACCGCTTCAATAGCGAGGGCCGCACCGACTGGTCCACCGAGATCGGGCCGACTGCTGCGGAGGTGACGCTGGACGCCCGCCGGGTCTACGTGGGCTCGGAGCGGGGGACGGTCTACGCGCTGGACCGCGCCAATGGGGCCGTCGCCTGGAAAGCCACTCTGGGGAGCACGGTGCGCATGGCTCCGGCGGTGGTTGGGGACCGGCTCGTGGTGGAGTGCCTCGACAACTATGTCTACGGGCTAGAGCTGCTCACGGGGACGATCAAGTGGAAGTTCTACCGCCCCGATGGCTCCTTGGGCTACGCCGCCCCGGCCGCAGGGCCCGCGGGGAGTGTCCTGGTCTGTGGGGAGAGCACGGTCTATCGTCTCAGTGCCACCACGGGCGAGGAGACCTGGCGCACGCCACTAGGAGGCAAGGCGCTGGGGACCCCCGTGCTCAGCGGCGAGCGTGTCTATGTCGCGGGCGATGGCGCGGGCGTGGTCGCGCTGGATGCCGAGACCGGCGAGCGGCGCTGGCGCTTCCGGGTCGGGGATGAGAAGACCGGCCCAGACTGGTTTGGTGCCCCCCTCGTGGTGGGCAAGACCCTCTATGTCTCCAGCTACCGGCGCAATGTCTACGCGCTGGATACCACGAGTGGAAAGGTGAAGTGGTCCACCAAGGTGCTCGGCCCCGCCCTGGCCCGGCCCGCGCTCGATGAGAAGCGCAACGTGCTCTATCTCAGCAGCCTCACCTACAAGGACAACCCCACCCTGACCGCTCTCAATGCCCGGACCGGTGTTTCGGTCTGGGACTACAAGCTCGGCTCTCTCCAGGCCGCACCCGCACTGGCGGGCGGGCGGCTCTATCTCGCATCAACGAACGGATACTTTTATGCATTTTCAATCCAATAACACGATCACGGCGCCAAAGATTGGCGGGTTCTGGCTTGGCTGCCAGGCATGGACTTTCAACCGACGGACGGTCGCGGAGGCGATCCAGCTCACGGCGAAGGCGGGCGGTAAGACAATCGAGTTCTTCCCCGGCCAGAAGCTTGAGGCAGACTCCAAAGAGGGGCTTGGCCCGGACAACTCCGATGCGACCATCGCCAAGGTCAAGGACTGGT
This genomic interval from Armatimonas rosea contains the following:
- a CDS encoding hydrolase, whose product is MARVAFVDVDDTLVRSVGTKRIPMVRTIEHVRTLKNDGWGLYCWSAGGGEYARQSAEELGIADCFVGFLPKPNLMIDDLRPDEWRGFSILHPSNLQNS
- a CDS encoding GNAT family N-acetyltransferase, with product MTLRDFNPEQDYEKLAALHNAVWPDYPVTVEELQSSDAQREAKLRHHRLLVEKDGHVVAQGRIGQSSWTYHPQKFYMGVDVHPDFRQRGIGKLLLAALEEKVADTNPIQYGADTREDKPESLGFLAKHGFVECMRAWESRLNVASVDLAPFAEARQKPLAHGLRLVDLATLLEEEGEDAYVKLHDMEMECDADVPLPEGEKHTPMTYDAWREMIRKSVRFTPECQFIAVAPDGQYAGISMLFPPKIGDYLSTGLTGVRRAYRRKGIALALKCMAVEYAKAKGVPEIRTDNAQSNRAMLSINEALGFEKQPAWIMYEKRLGGESSGG
- a CDS encoding GNAT family N-acetyltransferase, producing the protein MTIRPDTLSEADYAARIAISHACYPDYVETIEEMRFSDANRDPKIKWARFLVERDGKVIAAGGYSQSTDMYHPQKFGISISVLPEHEGQGIGKALYAHLLDALAPHDPILLRSNAREDKPRALRFLTDRGFTEAMREWESRLATQTFDPAPFVEAARKATDAGITVQSVGELAKAVPDWKQRLKELDWTLTLDIPATDVLTDPGFEHFEKTTLSNPDFLPEAWFIAIDSDGDHWVGESALWKSAGEPDVLYVGVTGVRREYRRKGIATALKLAAVQWAKDAGIREIRTWNAQQNRAMLSINEALGFEKIPAWISYEKNLKDETK
- a CDS encoding 2-phosphosulfolactate phosphatase, producing the protein MSWFEQAGYALRFDWGQDGAARAGARGDVVVIVDTLRFSTTVAAHLAAGATVEPRHWKDGSDTSLLSPRSAGARGDAGAGGPIALASPNGAMCCRAASEAGASAVFAGALVNARAVAAVVQELASPTTVLACGERWPDSSLRFAIEDLLGAGAIVAALPNLRSSPEAKAARAAFLGAKKQLLARLLACGSGIELIDKGHEADIHYAAQLSSLSVAPRLTDGIFSNCIPSDDRTLS
- a CDS encoding phytanoyl-CoA dioxygenase family protein; protein product: MFDEAGYLLVTDVLGLSTVERLRVALESAGESSQRGESVYARRNILVLPEVQAVAADPRVLALTGAATTLTRAIFFDKVPGANWHVGWHQDRAIAVTERIELPGWGPWSTKAGVLHVLPPAEILEKMVTVRLHLDPCDETNGPLRVLPGSHRQGILSSEQIAALREQTAEVICTGPVGSAVVMSPLLLHASSPAQSPSHRRILHLEFAPEKLLPEGLCFASACLLASLPPAPSLPLRPNFVGGKGGGVRGGTPPPRPSAPPLLPTKEETEGEGVGQSEERAEAGGSVRESTNELV
- a CDS encoding Gfo/Idh/MocA family protein, which encodes MLENLRGTALIGCGGMASHYRGVYARYPHAPFQLVVDVAAEVAQRVAAELGVARWSTDWREALADDIDVVDISTPNHLHEEQAVALLEAGKHVILQKPLAPSVAACQRIVAAAQKSGTTAGVYLSDLEDPAVWDLRAMVAQGHLGRVTGIRARYAHRGGLTTAPSAWRGSAEKTGGGSFIQLAIHHTNLASFLLGEEIVSVMGYAKNLMCENIGGDDTAACVAEFSGGAIGVFESAWNAEGTCFQLYGSEGSVTIHGTEGAQLTGRIRGQFQGSVLQTDPEGNFTRPAVGGNTLRGSGGEFDQHLAFLESVRHGRPPVVPVEVGCTDVAVCKAVVRSAETGRRVMIQEILEEAL
- a CDS encoding PQQ-binding-like beta-propeller repeat protein, translated to MMLLALLALGQFTPLPGKKPPVIAPKPPVATPTPAPQGGQALPSDTTPWQPTLLWRTSVKRGEGTAAVGKEAAYVAGGSAVHRFNSEGRTDWSTEIGPTAAEVTLDARRVYVGSERGTVYALDRANGAVAWKATLGSTVRMAPAVVGDRLVVECLDNYVYGLELLTGTIKWKFYRPDGSLGYAAPAAGPAGSVLVCGESTVYRLSATTGEETWRTPLGGKALGTPVLSGERVYVAGDGAGVVALDAETGERRWRFRVGDEKTGPDWFGAPLVVGKTLYVSSYRRNVYALDTTSGKVKWSTKVLGPALARPALDEKRNVLYLSSLTYKDNPTLTALNARTGVSVWDYKLGSLQAAPALAGGRLYLASTNGYFYAFSIQ